The following are encoded together in the Daucus carota subsp. sativus chromosome 5, DH1 v3.0, whole genome shotgun sequence genome:
- the LOC108221278 gene encoding glutathione S-transferase T3-like, translating to MYPFPYGQNFSTSIPQYGNDPTPTNVQESPLSQCSTFDSRDVIDLNENNIEVEEIQDIRDNNVQWKWEEDKLLISAWLNVSIDPLVGTDQMGDTFWEQIHQYCEESDPGLIKRGTVAIRKRWQRINEGAQKYGACFEKAQKIVGSGSNMDDIIEKAHLLHKTHYGKKCNFDKHWSELRRQPKWRAPTTNSGSTKRTKLSDSGAYSSSANNETPDDNNIVESPVRPKGTKATKRKGKGKKKVIDVDAERYKEMTSVQCRKLSLLEEFNKNHVKEMNLKITMADTSIWIVVFGF from the coding sequence ATGTATCCTTTTCCATATGGCCAAAATTTTTCAACATCAATTCCGCAATATGGAAACGATCCGACGCCAACAAATGTTCAAGAATCTCCACTTTCACAATGTTCTACTTTTGATAGTAGAGATGTCATAGATTTAAATGAGAACAACATTGAAGTTGAAGAGATACAAGATATACGAGATAATAATGTTCAATGGAAATGGGAAGAAGATAAGCTTTTAATCAGTGCTTGGTTAAATGTGTCAATTGATCCACTAGTTGGTACTGATCAGATGGGTGACACGTTCTGGGAACAGATTCATCAGTATTGTGAAGAAAGCGATCCTGGTCTTATCAAAAGAGGCACTGTGGCTATAAGAAAAAGATGGCAACGAATCAACGAAGGGGCTCAAAAATATGGAGCATGCTTCGAGAAAGCACAAAAAATAGTTGGAAGTGGTTCAAACATGGATGATATAATAGAGAAAGCTCATTTACTCCATAAAACTCATTATGGCAAGAAATGTAACTTTGATAAGCATTGGAGTGAGCTTCGGAGGCAACCAAAATGGAGAGCTCCTACAACAAATAGCGGGAGTACAAAGCGAACTAAATTAAGTGATTCTGGAGCTTATTCATCATCAGCTAACAATGAAACACCAGATGACAATAATATTGTTGAATCTCCAGTTCGTCCAAAAGGTACAAAAGCAACCAAGAGGAAAGGAAAGGGAAAGAAGAAAGTCATTGATGTGGATGCTGAACGCTACAAAGAAATGACATCTGTTCAATGTAGGAAGTTGTCTCTGTTggaagaatttaataagaacCATGTTAAGGAGATGAACTTAAAGATCACTATGGCAGACACAAGTATTTGGATTGTAGTGTTTGGATTTTAG
- the LOC108221279 gene encoding uncharacterized protein LOC108221279, protein MADNFDIYKEFAKEMFNEDDDEYEKYRLHLFNKLHGEGSSSTPRRMIYRDREAGHERLVKDYFAENPVYTPETFRRRFRMGRHVFLRIVDALSNFDPYFQQRVDALGRKGLSPLQKCTAAMRMLAYGVSADAVDDYVRIGESTAIECLKKFVTDVILVFEEEYLRKPNSNDVWRLLEMGEARGFPGMMGSIDCMHWQWKNCPKAWKGMFMGGHKGVPTLLLEAVASSDLWIWHAFFGVAGSNNDINVLERSPLFDEVLEGRAPEINYTLNGNNYNLGYYLADGIYPEWATFVKTIPRPQGEKRKLFSKYQESQRKDVERAFGVLQSRFAIVRGPARFWDKGDLARIMRACIILHNMIVEDERDTYATPFGPLPCYDDTRNGIPEPNLGEEPFVPYENYIQRTTQIRDRQKFRQLQNDLVEHISQFDNSR, encoded by the coding sequence ATGGCtgataattttgatatatacaAAGAGTTTGCTAAGGAGATGTTCAACGAAGATGACGATGAATATGAGAAATATCGACTTCATCTCTTTAACAAACTTCACGGGGAAGGATCTTCATCAACCCCTCGAAGAATGATATACAGAGACCGTGAAGCAGGCCATGAACGTCTCGTGAAAGATTATTTTGCAGAAAATCCGGTCTATACTCCGGAAACATTTCGTAGAAGGTTTCGAATGGGGAGGCATGTATTTCTTCGTATTGTCGATGCACTCTCAAATTTCGATCCATACTTCCAACAAAGGGTAGATGCATTGGGAAGAAAAGGATTATCACCACTACAAAAATGCACTGCAGCCATGCGTATGTTGGCATATGGAGTGTCTGCTGATGCTGTTGATGACTATGTGCGAATTGGCGAATCAACTGCGATTGAATGCTTAAAAAAATTTGTGACCGATGTTATTTTGGTTTTTGAAGAGGAATACTTGCGAAAACCAAATTCAAATGATGTTTGGCGTTTATTGGAGATGGGAGAGGCTCGTGGGTTTCCCGGTATGATGGGGAGTATCGATTGTATGCATTGGCAATGGAAGAATTGTCCTAAAGCATGGAAAGGGATGTTCATGGGTGGTCACAAAGGTGTTCCAACACTCTTACTTGAAGCTGTCGCCTCATCTGATCTATGGATATGGCATGCCTTTTTTGGAGTTGCTGGATCTAACAATGACATAAATGTCTTAGAAAGGTCTCCATTATTTGATGAAGTGCTAGAAGGCCGTGCCCCTGAAATTAATTATACGTTGAATGGCAACAATTATAATTTGGGGTACTATTTAGCTGATGGAATATATCCAGAATGGGCTACATTTGTGAAAACAATTCCACGCCCACAAGGTGAGAAGAGAAAGTTATTTTCCAAATATCAGGAAAGTCAACGAAAAGATGTTGAACGGGCATTTGGTGTGTTGCAGTCTCGCTTTGCAATTGTACGTGGCCCTGCACGATTCTGGGATAAAGGAGATCTCGCTAGAATTATGAGAGCATGTATCATACTTCACAATATGATTGTCGAGGACGAAAGAGACACATATGCTACTCCATTTGGTCCGCTACCATGTTACGATGACACAAGAAATGGAATACCGGAACCAAATTTAGGGGAGGAACCTTTTGTTCCGTATGAAAACTATATTCAAAGAACCACCCAAATTCGTGATCGACAAAAATTTCGCCAATTGCAGAATGACTTGGTGGAGCACATCTCACAATTCGACAATAGccgttaa
- the LOC108220317 gene encoding ribonuclease 3-like protein 2 — MSGHPPNAVDGTIDMSAAISDVEEILGYKFIDKSLLEKALTHPSYVNAESYQRLEFVGDAVLGLAITNFAFLTYPDLDAGDLSVVKAANISTEKLARVAIRHQLYKYVRHNSAALTHKVKEFLDVVQQEDVIVVHGGTMKAPKVLADIVESVIAAVYLDQKFDSKAMWVVVRGLLEPLITPDMLQQQPQPISMLFEMCQKDGLQVDIKPWRENNKNIASVYIDGNFIASASSDQKENAKLQAAKAALEILAHCNDKMDICANVNENSEVEAAAKKKLHEVCARKKWSKPCYSIVNEVGPAHARKFVCSVSFETADGLEYVEGVEKLRVKEAEGYAASLMLQNLRKKNYI, encoded by the exons ATGTCCGGCCATCCGCCCAACGCCGTAGATGGCACAATCGATATGAGCGCCGCAATCAGTGACGTGGAGGAGATTCTGGGTTACAAGTTTATCGACAAGAGTTTGTTAGAAAAGGCCTTGACTCACCCTTCCTATGTTAACGCCGAATCGTATCAACGCCTAGAATTCGTCGGCGATGCTGTATTGGGATTAGCGATCACTAACTTCGCGTTTCTTACATACCCGGACCTTGATGCCGGTGATTTGTCGGTGGTGAAAGCTGCTAACATTAGTACTGAGAAGCTTGCTCGTGTTGCGATTCGACATCAGCTTTATAAGTATGTTAGACATAATAGTGCTGCTCTGACTCACAAG GTTAAAGAATTTCTTGATGTCGTACAACAAGAAGATGTGATTGTGGTTCATGGTGGTACAATGAAGGCACCTAAAGTTCTTGCGGATATTGTGGAGTCGGTTATAGCTGCCGTGTATTTAGACCAAAAGTTTGATTCGAAAGCAATGTGGGTG GTTGTTAGAGGCCTACTTGAGCCACTTATTACTCCCGACATGCTACAGCAACAACCACAACCGATATCAATGTTGTTTGAGATGTGCCAAAAGGATGGGCTCCAAGTTGATATTAAGCCATGGAGAGAAAACAACAAAAACATTGCAAGTGTATACATAGATGGCAACTTTATTGCTTCTGCTTCTTCCGATCAAAAAGAAAATGCAAAACTTCAGGCAGCTAAAGCCGCTCTGGAGATTTTAGCACACTGCAATGACAAAATGGATATTTGTGCCAATGTGAATGAGAACTCTGAGGTTGAAGCTGCTGcgaaaaaaaaattgcatgagGTTTGTGCCAGGAAGAAGTGGTCAAAACCATGTTAcag CATTGTAAACGAGGTTGGACCAGCTCATGCTAGGAAATTTGTATGCTCCGTTAGTTTTGAAACTGCCGATGGTTTAGAGTATGTGGAGGGAGTGGAGAAGCTGAGGGTCAAGGAAGCTGAGGGATATGCTGCTTCACTAATGCTTCAAAATTTACGGAAGAAGAATTATATATGA
- the LOC108222196 gene encoding myb family transcription factor IPN2 — MFHSKMKLGSSSMINTSSSNHHHEMSSGRAMPCLRADSGLVLTTDPKPRLRWTAELHDRFVDAVTQLGGPDKATPKTIMRVMGVKGLTLYHLKSHLQKFRLGRQPHKDNTSDGHTMKDGERGSAMKLYGNSASSSGMITSNMNEMQMEVQRRMHEQLEVQRNLQLRIETQGKYMQTILEKACQTLAGENMPNNRQGRKGDGPTHHMRDYGPNLNFLVPQDLNQLYGSDPQPLEVFHHQQLSMERTDSSLDRFMSGSIDDSNLCLGKKRPKTDCSSKSLIIWPDDLRLDQEFGNAALCLGSQYNDEYLYCGARSSEGEQKRVLSEDDMDDKKLNSAQLGMS; from the exons ATGTTCCATtccaaaatgaagctaggatCATCCAGCATGATTAACACTAGCTCAAGCAATCATCATCATGAGATGAGTAGCGGGCGGGCCATGCCATGCCTCCGAGCAGACTCGGGCCTGGTCTTGACCACCGATCCTAAGCCTCGCCTCCGTTGGACTGCCGAGCTTCACGACCGCTTTGTCGACGCTGTTACTCAGCTCGGCGGACCTGATA AGGCTACACCAAAGACTATTATGAGAGTTATGGGTGTCAAGGGTCTCACTCTTTACCACCTCAAAAGTCATCTTCAG AAATTTCGGCTAGGGAGGCAACCTCACAAGGACAATACTAGTGATGGCCACACAATGAAAGATGGTGAAAGAG GTTCAGCCATGAAACTCTATGGAAATTCTGCATCATCATCTGGAATGATAACAAGTAACATGAATGA GATGCAAATGGAGGTGCAAAGGAGAATGCATGAACAGTTAGAG GTTCAGAGAAACCTTCAGTTAAGAATAGAGACACAAGGAAAGTATATGCAGACAATACTGGAAAAAGCTTGTCAAACGCTTGCAGGTGAAAACATGCCAAATAATCGTCAAGGCCGCAAGGGAGATGGTCCTACTCATCATATGAGAGATTATGGACCCAATCTCAACTTCTTAGTTCCCCAAGATCTTAATCAGCTTTATGGAAGTGATCCTCAACCACTTGAAGTGTTTCATCATCAACAGCTAAGCATGGAAAGAACAGATTCATCACTTGATCGATTTATGTCGGGTTCTATTGATGATAGCAACCTTTGTCTAGGGAAAAAGAGGCCTAAAACTGATTGTAGTAGCAAGAGTCTGATAATCTGGCCCGATGACCTTCGTCTTGATCAAGAATTTGGCAACGCAGCACTGTGCCTTGGCTCTCAGTATAATGATGAATATCTTTACTGTGGTGCTCGTAGTTCTGAAGGGGAGCAAAAGAGAGTGCTCAGTGAAGATGATATGGATGACAAGAAGCTCAATTCAGCACAGCTTGGAATGTCATAG
- the LOC108222253 gene encoding NAC domain-containing protein 96: MAPMSLPPGFRFHPTDEELVAYYLDRKISGHPIELEIIPEVDLYKCEPWDLPEKSYLPSKDMEWYFYSPKDRKYPNGSRTNRATRAGYWKATGKDRSVQSHKVPVGMKKTLVYYKGRAPHGIRTNWVMHEYRLTQSLYGESSSNAPSLKDSYALCRVFKKALHMPKSAKDDQMSIEITAGVSETGDDQMNEQDDSKLQPSDASSSDLTEGTPVEPAIVTDCVQPPSFSETEANSTAINYCPSTPKFYQGPQISNYMSMQYEETCYTPLALEDFPQIDISGEPKSSIKAPGDEALDDPFMYVYASGTMMLEEIMSLCSAQDNSIVN, from the exons ATGGCACCCATGAGTCTTCCTCCTGGATTCAGATTTCATCCAACAGATGAGGAGCTTGTAGCTTATTATCTTGATCGTAAAATCTCCGGCCATCCTATAGAGCTTGAAATCATCCCCGAAGTTGATCTTTACAAATGTGAACCCTGGGATTTaccag AAAAGTCTTACTTACCTAGCAAAGACATGGAATGGTACTTCTATAGCCCAAAGGATAGGAAATATCCCAACGGGTCCAGAACAAACCGGGCAACCCGAGCCGGATACTGGAAAGCAACAGGGAAAGATAGGTCGGTGCAGTCACATAAAGTCCCGGTGGGGATGAAGAAAACTCTGGTTTATTATAAAGGAAGGGCACCTCATGGTATTAGAACTAATTGGGTTATGCATGAGTATCGCCTCACTCAATCCCTTTACGGCGAAAGCTCTTCTAATGCCCCATCTTTGAAG GATTCTTATGCATTATGTCGAGTTTTCAAGAAGGCATTACACATGCCTAAAAGTGCTAAAGACGACCAGATGAGTATTGAAATAACAGCAGGAGTCTCCGAAACAGGCGATGATCAGATGAATGAGCAGGATGATTCAAAATTACAACCCTCCGATGCTTCTTCTTCAGATCTCACCGAAGGCACACCTGTTGAACCGGCTATCGTAACTGATTGCGTACAACCTCCTTCATTCTCCGAGACTGAAGCTAACAGTACCGCTATCAATTACTGTCCATCAACACCTAAATTTTACCAG GGTCCGCAAATATCGAATTATATGAGCATGCAGTACGAAGAAACATGTTACACGCCTCTGGCGCTAGAAGATTTCCCACAAATCGATATATCCGGAGAGCCCAAGTCGTCGATAAAAGCACCTGGAGATGAAGCACTGGATGATCCCTTCATGTATGTATACGCGAGTGGGACGATGATGCTTGAGGAGATCATGTCCTTGTGTTCTGCTCAAGACAACTCCATTGTTAATTga